A part of Gallus gallus isolate bGalGal1 chromosome 26, bGalGal1.mat.broiler.GRCg7b, whole genome shotgun sequence genomic DNA contains:
- the LOC101748755 gene encoding copine-5 isoform X2, translated as MCVLYTQGPDTKQWREFGRTEVIDNSLNPDFVRKFVLNYFFEEKQNLRFDLYDVDSKSPDLSKHDFLGQAFCTLGEIVGSSGSRLEKPLTMGTVTAHPRSRKPAPAMSNGGIPGKKCGTIILLAEELGNCRDVATLQFCANKLDKKDFFGKSDPFMVFYRSNEDGTFTICHKTEVMRNTLNPVWPAFAIPVRALCNGDYDRAIKVEVYDWDRDGSHDFIGEFTTSYRELARGQSQFNVYEVVNPRKKMKKKKYLNSGTVTLLSFAVESDHTFLDYIRGGTQINFTVAIDFTASNGNPSQSTSLHYLSPYQLNAYTMALRAVGEIIQDYDSDKMFPALGFGAKIPPDGRVSHEFPLNGDAANPSCSGIEGILEAYHRSLRSVQLYGPTNFAPVVNHVARSAAAVPDGSQYFVLLIITDGVISDMAQTKEAIVNAAKLPMSIIIVGVGQAEFDAMVELDGDDIRISSRGKVAERDIVQFVPFRDYTDRGGSQVLSMARLAKDVLAEIPEQFISYMKAHGIKPQPAPPSPDPPGPPPPSQP; from the exons GTACGATGTGGACTCCAAAAGTCCCGACCTCTCCAAGCAC GACTTCCTGGGCCAGGCCTTCTGCACGCTGGGTGAAATCGTGGGCTCGTCCGGCAGCCGCCTGGAGAAGCCGCTGAc GATGGGGACGGTTACCGCGCACCCCCGCAGCAGGAAGCCGGCACCAGCCATGTCCAATGG GGGCATCCCGGGCAAGAAGTGTGGCACCATCATCCTCTTGGCTGAGGAGCTGGGAAACTGCAGG GACGTGGCCACGCTGCAGTTCTGTGCCAACAAACTGGACAAGAAGGATTTCTTTGGCAAATCCGACCCCTTCATGGTCTTCTACCGCAGCAATGAGGACGGGAC CTTCACCATCTGCCACAAGACGGAGGTGATGAGGAACACGCTGAACCCCGTCTGGCCGGCCTTCGCCATCCCGGTGCGCGCCCTCTGCAACGGCGACTACGACCG AGCCATCAAGGTGGAGGTGTACGACTGGGATCGTGATGGCag CCACGACTTCATCGGTGAGTTCACCACCAGCTACCGGGAGCTGGCGCGGGGGCAGAGCCAGTTCAACGTCTACGAG GTGGTGAACCCCcggaagaagatgaagaagaagaagtacCTGAACTCGGGGACG GTGACACTGCTGTCCTTCGCCGTGGAGTCCGACCACACATTCCTGGACTACATCCGGGGCGG GACCCAAATCAACTTCACGGTGGCCATCGACTTCACTGCATCCAACG GCAACCCCTCGCAGTCCACCTCCCTGCACTACCTGAGCCCCTACCAGCTCAACGCCTACACCATGGCGCTGAGGGCGGTGGGGGAGATCATCCAGGACTACGACAGCGATAAGATGTTCCCCGCGCTCGGCTTCGGCGCCAAGATCCCACCCGATGGGCGCGTGTCCCACGAGTTCCCACTG AATGGTGACGCGGCCAACCCATCGTGCAGTGGCATTGAGGGCATCCTGGAGGCTTACCACCGCAGCCTGCGCAGCGTTCAGCTCTATGGCCCCACCAACTTCGCCCCTGTGGTCAACCATGTGGCCCG ctcagcagcggCTGTGCCGGATGGATCGCAGTACTTCGTGCTGCTCATCATCACCGATGGGGTCATCTCGGACATGGCACAGACCAAGGAGGCCATCGTCAAT GCAGCCAAGCTCCCCATGTCCATCATCATTGTGGGGGTCGGCCAGGCTGAGTTTGACG ccatggTGGAATTGGACGGGGATGACATCCGCATCTCCTCCCGTGGGAAGGTGGCTGAGAGGGACATTGTGCAG TTTGTCCCCTTCCGCGACTACACGGACCGGGGGGGCAGCCAGGTGCTGAGCATGGCACGCCTGGCCAAGGACGTGCTGGCTGAGATCCCCGAGCAGTTCATCTCCTACATGAAGGCTCACGGCATCAAACCACAGCCTGCACCCCCCAGCCCCGACCCCCCCGggccccccccaccctcccagCCCTGA